Part of the Rhizoctonia solani chromosome 2, complete sequence genome is shown below.
gctataccagctgaatcctttaccagagtatctacaatcccagaagagcgctcctctagactagctgaaagtgcccacaggagacctacctcctctcctgaatcaagaagaactcctctaagtatccataccaatttaccttacttacaggagcagccagcaccagctactagagaagaagccaatatgagtaggagaggaaacttcttagcccctctactagcacctgtcccacaacttcaagtacctccagcaccacccattgataggactaggttacctcctcatattgtaggacgtatggtctcctctagaaggtttagtgagctgtttaatgatccacctcctagggatcaacttagagatagactagctcccttagctgaaggaggaggaggaaatgaccCACCATATGATAGCGATGATGGAGATTTTGATAACTCTGGTAGAAGAAGGAACAACCCACCTAGAAGGAATGAAGGAGGACCTCCCAACGACCCAGAAGATccaggaaatgaaccatatgctcaagcaaatgcagctagagctagacctttcAATCCAGCTCCTGTACATTTTGATACTAAGCTGAAACCTGACATAATCCCAGAGTGGGATGGAGACACTAAGAAGCTGTTgcgctggatgacatccatcaacaacatagctgagtatagtagctacactagaattcagcttggacagcagattcctctcaggttcacaggaagagctcttagatggttcaatgcattagataaggactataggcgaattataactgaagattggccagcacttaggcaagctatcactatccacttcatgaataggaccttcctgaacagaagcaagaatgaagccatgcgcatcaggttcagggataaagatcattcagaagagaccccagaagactatgtcatcaggaagatggaagctctcactattgtcagtgactggactgactctgaattaatctttgaaatcatgaatggtgctcctaagtcctggaccacgcatatagacacctcaagaatagtcacttgggaagacttccttgataagattgcatggcatgaggaggaccttttgggaaaagattcttctcataactctgacatacagcgtcaactacaccagatgcaatctactctcaagagactagaaggaaacaggcactctaggccaagtgcgcgctcacacttagcaggatctaaaccagtaggatggcatcaaaataatcctccaccaaaataccctaaggatgactctacagtatctaaaggtaaaactcctaaagacaagaaagctagaccttgtagacactgtggaagtatgatgcactgggatagagactgtaagcatgccaagaagaactccagatttgtgcaatcacatatggcacaagcagatgatgatgaatgggaagctcaggaagcttatgaagatctctgtgatgaagcctaccttgatgaaacagaatatgacactgaaggagaagagtctgtttctgagaaagagcaggattttcataagccccttcagtcattagctgtctctacctccagcgctaagcccagctctggatcccaggaggaacagcatggtctggaggggaccattgtcagccagggtactaactctgctgaccagggcagtaaggaatctgattcatctgtattctctggatatgtacaacccaagctccccactaggaagagccttaataagaaactgaaaatggctagtagtcatacagctactgccaagaatggagaagaaatcactctcaagcgattaatgtcaagaccaccaggaactgccttctttggatccaaagccaccatcatcaaaggaTGGCTTCAGACAAGTAATGGACCTAAGAAGCGCAtcacctttgactcaggatcagagatcactctcattaatgagtcaatacttaaaactctagatccatcacctagagtgcgcattggacaaaaactcaagttaattcaagttactgggaatagtagcttatcacagtatatttcccttcctatcatctttgatactgaacaaggattagttaaaatgattgtagaagCCTATATAGTTCCTAACATGAACACACCCTTTATCCTAGGAACAGACTTTGCGTCTCAGTATCAACTGTCATTAGTTAGGAATGGAGAAggaacaaggatagtttttggggatacaggacgttctattcctgtagaagaatcagattccagcccaagaattgaccaacaaggAAATACTTTCATGGttgaagttgcgcaaggattcatcaagaattctgagaaaatcaagatctctaagaaagcctacaagaagcgacttcaacataggaaattacctcccaatactgtcaaagtaaaagtctatgagacagttactatcccagcgcataccatcaagctcatcaaagtcaagacaatatggaaggaaggtcaagcctctgGTTTTATGGACAGATCCTTCAATTCCCATcaacaagaagaacatctgtttgcaataacagactgcctgatagataggaacaatcccaagattcaggtttctaacctatcagaacatcctttaagattgcaaggaggagaaattcttggatatatgcatgatcccaatgaataccttgcaaaggaaaaggacattactaaggaagaaaaagacagcattATCAAGTATGCTACCTTAGTACAAGCCATGGTGCAGAGGAAAGCTGAAGAAAAGCCTACTGcacaagaagaggaattaatgaagttgcctgaaggaggacccaagactgctgaagtacctgacccagaacctgtcccttcagatagattccttcaagaagttaatttctcagaacatctcactcctaatcaaagggctaaactagaaaaagtcttgcgcaagcatgagttagcctttggattagatggtagacttggtactcataacactcaactggaaattagactaaggccaggaactaaagaaatatctctaaccccttaccatgcttctccagctaaaagagaagtcattgacaagcagattgaggaatggcttaaacttggagtcattgagccatccaagagtgcttggggatttCCTGTTATAGTAGTCTATCGCAACAGTAAACCCAGACTATGTGTGGATTACAGACGTCTCAATGAAGTAGCTATACCAGATGAgtatcccttaccaaaaCAAACTGACATCTTGCATGCCTTGGAAGGATCTCAATGGCTTACTACCTTAGATGCGCTAGCTGGTTTCACTCAGCTAACCATTAAGGAggaagacagagagaaacttgCTTTTAGATGTCACAacggccattggcaacctaccaaactactctttggatataggaatggaccagcagaattccagcgtgtcatgaataggatactttcaagatttctatggcaatttgccctggtatatattgatgacatagtgatctatagtgttaagtttgaagaccattgcaatcacttagatcaagtcttaggagctattgaagaagctgaaatcaccctatctccaaagaaatgccacattggataccaatcactaCTATTGCTAGGACAGAAGGTATCAAGATTAGGTCTATCAACCCATAAGGAGAAAGTTGATGCTATCTTAGAGTTGGAACCCCCTAAAAATGTTCCTACTTTACAGACTTTCctagggatgatgacttatttctCTAGCTATATTCCCTTCTACTCATGGATTGTAGCACCTTTGTTTAAGCTtctcaagaaaggaacagcttggtcttgggaggaaaaggaacaacagGCGTTTGAACTTGCTAAAGAGGCCCTTGCATCTGCTCCAGTAATTGCTTACcctattattggaaaaccTTACAGATTGTATACAGATGCATGCAactatggccttggaggaatattacagcaagtccaatccatcaagataAAAGACCTAAAGGGGACaaaggcatacaagtacttaaggggggaatatgacaaaggaaacccagttcccagaatgacaattcctgcttccaagcagagagacgacgtgactgggggggatacatgggataagcaagactttgaagaaacaactgtacaagtggagcgagtcattgcttattggtcaaggattctgaaagaagcagaaagaaacTACTCCCCAACAGAGCGCGAAGCATTAGCCCTCAAGGAAGCACTTGTGaaatttcaggtatacttggaaggagctgaatttgttgctatcacagatcacgccgctctcacttggagcaagacttacaataatgtcaacagaagactcatgacatggggcctagtattctcagcctacccaggaatgcagattgtgcaccgcgcaggaagagtacatgacaatgcagatcctatctcaagacttaggaggagaACCCCATATCATACCAGCCCTCTGGCAGATCAATCAactccactcaagctcaatatggaggaagacccattaagaaacctctacaaggagataaatgaacgttttgaagagaaacttcttagagttgcaagcgcattcacccagagttacaaaattggaaatagccagaagcccatcaagaagtggatacccacaccggcagaagctatatcttatcaaacaactacctcatactctgtggaaatatcaataaactcagaagaaatcacaaggttcatagaagcatacaagaaggactcccATTTTAAGCAAGTGATGGAGGAGTTCAAGTCGCaccacaatccactcaatccacccttccatcaataccagataggagataatggattgatctactttatagattcccaggaaaagtattggctatgtgtacctagggatctacaagtagatattttgaaggaaaatcatgataacctcaatcaaggagcacatgcTGGTTATGCTAAGACATATCACCGAATTGCTTctgtttactattggcctaagATGGCTAGAAGCATTCAGAAATATGTACACACTTGTGATATCTGTCAGAAAGCAGGACATCAACggcatggacccagaggattccttcaacctttacctattccacagcaaccctttgaagtagtatcaatggacttcatcatggatcttccaccaagtaacaactacaacgctatcctagttattgtggacaaactaactaagtatggacatttcatcccatgtactactcagatagatgaagtacaaacagcgcaactgttccatgatcacatatggtgtcactatggtttaccttggcaagtaatcactgatagagatgctagatggacaggagccttttggggtcacttagttagtatgttaggaattcggcgagcactcaccactgcacatcatccccagagtgatggacaaacagagataCTTAATCAAACTACAGAAGTAGCAATTAGAGTATTCACTAACCCAGCTAAGGACAATTGGAGTAAGCTCCTACCAGGATTTGCGCACTCATACAATACAggtgtgcatacatccacacaacAGACACCAGCCTTTCTACTCCGTGGATTCCAGCCTCTAACATCAGCCAACTTACTGGCTCTCACTTCTGAGAACATTCCAAgaccagcccaagaaagtcaaacagctgaagaattcaaggaatccaTGGAATTAGCACAATCACTAGCTAAGGACGCTCTCAAAGTAGCTCAGAATTATCAACAGAAATACtataattctgacaagacacatgttacctttgagccaggagatttagtcttaatcaatccccattccttaaacttactcaaacatcagtcagggaaagggaataagctaaatatgcgttatgaaggaccatttgaagtcatggaaagcatatcaccagtagcatataggataagattacctgctagctatcgcatacacccaatcattaacatagcacacttggaatcttacaaggcatcacccccagagtttgGAAGCCGACCCACTCAGAACATACCTAGAGAGGACTTCCAACAAATGcctgaatatgaggtggaaaagatagtagaagaaaggacaatcaagaaaggcaacaagagGATTAGGCAGTACAAAATCCGTTGGCTTGGGTACAGCTCAGAACATGATAGATGGAAGACAGAGAAAGAATTAAGGAATGCTCCAGAAGTAATCAAAGAATGGAAGcgaacctctggctccactatccatcccaatcacaagaagaagaaggagttctaagctccacatggcttcttccatgttccacaggtgtaactaaaccggtcatatcctccaagataGGAAATAACAACATACTCAACGTTCAAATCTCTAAGTCAAACCTAtcttatggaggatggaTTTTGTATAAATGCTATCAATCAACTCTCTCTATTGCCATCCCACTCACACTGAATACGTCTACTCAGTACTCTATCAATATGTCTTTTGCTCAAAGCTTCTACTGTTTCCCCATCTTCACCACCTATTGCAATGATGTGCCTCTCTCCCCTGAGACAGGTATTATTGAGGCTAATCATGTTCGCAACTTATACTACATTTATGCTAACCGTCACAATGATCACCCTTCACCCTACTCAGAGAATCATCCTGACCCTCTGGAGAGGCGCATTCATGCTATGCCAGATGTTGAGGTGTTCCTCATGGCTGATGATCACCCTCCCCAGTGGTTCCTAGGTGTGGACCTTGCCCATGCTCTCCATGGGGCCTACTACCATGCTCTCCAAGTCTTTGGGGATGCTGTTCAACCCACAGGATGGAATCGCCATGATCCTTGGGGCAATTATGATTATGCCTCTAAGCTAGAAGAGATCAACTTCCCATACATCCCTTGTCCTATTTGCTTCACTCGCAATCTCTACCACTTCCCCTTTGACACCTTCCATGAATTACAGCGCCAAGTCCACCACAACAATTTCTATGTCATCTGTCTCAACGCGCTTTCCATCATTATTAATGCTACCAAGCAGAACCATTACAGCAACCTGGCCCATGTTGGGTACATTCGTGGTTCCCCTGCTTGCGTATCAGCACACCGCTTCTGGTGTTGTCTACATGGGCACCCTGTCATTGATGGCTCTGAAGACGATTTATCAGACGCGGGTAAGCAGAATTGGCATAGAATTAATAATGTGCACTAAATATACAAGGATATGTgtcacaggattccctatCAATGGCTACGACGCCGACGACGAGTCCTTGGGCCCGCTTACGCCGCCCACTGAAGTTTCTTCGCCGCCTGCGTTGGAAGAATTTGCAGAACAAATCTTCAACTACGCCGCTTGGGGACTCGAGCCTCCTGTCATCCCCGAGTCCCACGGAATCCACTGGCTGGGACAGCAATACAGCGATTCATTCACTGCGCCGGAGTTTGAGCCCCTGCACGCCGCAAGCAATGCAGGCGAGTACCCTGCACCCCCCAATAGCAGCAACTACGAGCTCGACGTCAACGCTCTTACCAAGCAACTTGCGCAAGTGGCCGTTGTACAGGACGCCGATCCCGCACCCCCGTCCTTCAGCGCCGACTTCGTCGAATCTATTTGGGAATGGCCTGGAGAACCTCAGCCCGTCGCCGACCTGGGACCTCCTGAGTGGCCCTCCGTACCGCAGCAGCACACACCTCCGTTTTCATGGGAAGACCATTGGCACGAGGTTCGCGCCCGCGACTTAAGGACCGAAGGGGATATGGACTTCGACATTGGCGGAGGAATCGAAATCAACGCTAACCATGTCATTCAAACTCGTCCTGTAGCCTCTAATTAGTAGTCAGCGTCGTCTTTAGCCTTGTAACCTCCAATCCGTGCTTTCAGCACCTCCTTTCCTGTATTCTGCGACCATTAATGCTCTACTCGCGAATCTGACCGTTTTTGACTCGTCTAAATAATCGTCGCTAAGAATTCGACCCTTATTCGTGTGAACGTCCCACCACACTTAGTACCGATCGATAGCCACGACTCGATAGATATCGATAGCACTTTTAACTAAGTCAAAAGCTTCAGATTTGACCTTGCAATAattacaacaagtaaatacccAACACCAACTGAAGACCCAGAGCGGGTGActaagccttaagcgcccatggctCCGACACCTCAAGACTTAGCAATAAAATTAAGAAATTTAATTCCAATTTCAAGGGGTATAATCCATTAGCATCAAACCTTTAATTAGGAAGCCATCTCTTGATAGGATAAGTCCAGATTggggggatatgttatggatatgacatttcttctttaatctgtacttattttattaattacactagtaatctcacagtaaataaatgagataaagatgcgaactgaggttttcaaggtccctctatccaatagtgacttttacaaaacctacaaacctcaggaatacccttaatatgcaatgtctttcgcatatatgctgttttctcactcatttaaatatatataaattcagctgagtagataaacagtaacaagtaatatttctcttgtttgtagtatttattattcaagattctatcttgtggctacacacagaaatattcagggtcccccctgtcgcataggcaagtgctccggcgcttaatcagcccttaagcgccgacgcactaaatgcgccttttctccatcacccgggcatcccacactgccgaatcgcttgcgcttaggtgcgcatgtttgcgcgctccagaacgctgggtcaaactcccaaaacggacaacatttggtagagttatgccccatttactgtaagtacccaatgcagaggtatcctacctttgggactgtttactccaaggatgaaacacttagccttgggacatctaaggacccacacaggtaaatactgccttggggcaaacattgccttggggcaaatattaggatctgttgtttgtttactatgtaccaaagtattggctccctcaagtgtttcagttgccacatgtacctcctgtaccccctcttggtatcaatcatgtatatacttgtttgtgcgccttctcagggtataaaaggaccctgtgaagacgcttctaatgcatccatttatccactcttatatattgacatatacacacaagcctttaacagcttatctgcgcatttactttagtgattgactcactgtaaatagcataggaggttattcggcgcactaagaccataggccagtcccaacagacacagggtaacctattagtgtacttactgcgaccctgtgccccttgactgtcacagttgttgagttcaacattgagtatagtgcgacggtactgtaaggattgttgtgattgagtgatagtgtttcaatccaccataccccttatattgtagatagctttatctacaatatctcataaatcctagatatattttaggtaaaccccataagtcttaagtcttacttaagcatatataagtcctatacttattaggcaaatcctataaatcctgtacattagtcaggtaaccctcttacttaaggtactatcctagagaccttaagtatacatacccttagtcacttaggcttaagtaacattagtctaaggtactatacataaccaaccacctgcacttcatagttgctagactatttgttaggagttgttattcctgataacctagcctatattgtgcatatattctgtgcatatattctgattcttaatactagttcttagttattcccatatacattttgtatatagtaattctttcttactcctgtacttacacgactcttaacaccCATAGTGGACTGCATGAGTAccctggtcacatgaccttgatacAGTTGGTTTCTTGTGCATACATGGTATGCACAGTGATTGCTATGGCTGTAGTATCTTACAAACTTAACTGGCTCTGTAAATTAGTCATATATTGTTAATGCAGCTGAATTTGTGTGTGTACTGGGTATGCATTGCCCCTTGCATGCTGTTATATCAAAGAATAACTGTGCTTGTGCTgtatgcatacttggtatatatacaacagtTTAAGACAGTATTTTTTTGCAAGTTGAACTGGACCTGGGCAGACCTGCTTGCTGTTATTAACCTGACCagtgttcagaggtgtgatctccatgcatacactcaagCCTAAGAGGTTTACCATGGGTAGCCTGGCTCAGTTTGGGACCCAGGTTGGGACCAAGCCTACCTAGCAAcctagtttctctgattAACCTAAGTTTAAGTTTGGAAATAGGCAGTATTAttgtggttggttatgtttAGCCAAGGTGATGCCCCAACCTTTGGCTGGGGCTAGCTTCATTCCTTTCTGGAACAAATGTTTGACGTAGCATTTATGGTACATTTCTGCCTGGTTTCCGTGTGCGTGTATACATTGATAAACACCATATATGGTCACAGTGAAACACATGCAACCACATAACTGGGGGCAATATACATCAAAATACGCAGCAAAATCCAATCAATACCCACCAGTCAGTATACCATCAACCAGTGTAAACCAATGGTGCCCAAGTGGATAACGTCCCACCAACTGGGTTGGAGTTCAACCGCTCCACATGGGTCATTATTCCATTGGCAGCAACGGACATCATTGGCCAATGCGTGCGAGTGTGGTCACGGAGCTCATAGAACAGCGTGGTGGAGTACCTGCGTGTGATATCAAAGACCAGTTTGGTCTTGATGGGTTTGTATGGTGCTGTTCTGGTATAAACAGGCGTTAAACCGTGGGTTTACAACCCTCCAATTTGCAGTGTACATCTTATCTAAGTCCAACCTGACCCTTTCCTAAGTCCAACCAGTCAGCCCAGCCTCAGAAAAAAACAGCTGAAGTGCTGTGTATGCATGTCATATTTATATGGAGGAAGATCATTCAAATTAAATATATTATGTATGTAAAAAATATAGCACAAAAATCTATCTGGGTGTCTATAACTCTTTCCTCTCCATGGTTGTGGTGGTTGTAACCTCAACCGCAACCCCTCCTAGCCCCTCTACTCCATCTTGGTCTTTCTCTTTAAGTGAATTGTACTTGGCACCAGCGGAGCCGGTGGTCACTGGTGATGGTGTGGTGAAGGTGGGGTTGTTGTTGGAGCCACCAAGGTTGGGATCTGTATGGCCCCGGGAAATCATAGGAAGCCTGAGACTCAGTATTGAAATAGTTAGATACAAGTCATATGGAATGTACAAGCATATGCAAGTCAGTATGAACGCGTGAGTCAACTATATGCAAACCAATCGCGTACCTTAGTACCATGTGGACGTCATGATTCGTTATATGACTCGATCttcttactcatgtatatatagaGGCGTCTGGAGTGAATCCAACGTTATCATCACACTTGAATACATATCATATTCATTTATACGATTTATACATTAAGTCCGACACCTTTCAACACTCAGGTAGGTCGTAAGCTTAGCTAATAGCAAGGTCTGGGAGTTTGAACAGTGGCGGATCTGCTTTGTCTGGTACACGCACGACGGACTGCCCTCCCATGTCAATAGACTTTTGGGAGTCAGGCCCCTGATTTGAGTAGACGCGTGTACAAATCTTCTCTATTACAGCCTTAGAATCTGACAAGCGTCTTTGGTAGAATAACAAAGATGCGTTAGCATTCTAGGCTGAGCGTAAAAACACTTTGATCCAATTGGGAGTGAGGGACTTACGACCGAGTCTTCAGCGCTT
Proteins encoded:
- a CDS encoding Retrovirus-related Pol polyprotein from transposon encodes the protein MPRHSTPRSSVLPRDSIPTDSPNNPFGPTRYSIEQSSPEELVIPQPIQPYESPIKPHASMPALEDPQAGPSSSRRISPHSHKSSSRHSPRLSPLEYEAIQEANKLAKPSSSMRKPSPFGHKASSATFQRMIPVFGLPDIEMLEPSSSKPQPSEPMNSHELKKSKGKTSEAHISKHRETQAALLDPNDRSFTNDPAIQKYLPYSPSTTLYPLNEESPGEFNYQPDCTQMTSWCRKNPQANSFRKVYRQLGRVFYHVEIPPAHENRFPSPSYLHVASLPSWFLLKKSTIGLNMSVYDMEELLPIPEWPEHDCLFTSHSFEVAAVTYRDQMERFIQKLYEILGRQLQTGPPSPVISAGHLSEVEPGQEHLRDRTLQLKQDMTLLVPKSSRASSVTPQEAAQENLLRSLIKPTSQVTIASPLLPEPQVSPPTVTLHTSSSTPPGQPPSSLHSSKASLTVTMQPRYLGPDNGTTLIPSEPLPSPPSSIATSSSRSIPLGRIPEESPHVTLQVPPTLERTERLRREATRSLGPRPPTPRPTVVPSTSSEETLPSSPRGNASIPIAQPSAIPPFNIQALEEYINNLSDGSIDGLSSSESSTGRDQVAPELIAPATPADSITSVSSAATHTIQIPVAQSTPRIRSQLEEDNLRNIPYNPPLSNAARRVSLAGPSIPLRDPPPHADFINRRSSLGANRQSSGRPAIPAESFTRVSTIPEERSSRLAESAHRRPTSSPESRRTPLSIHTNLPYLQEQPAPATREEANMSRRGNFLAPLLAPVPQLQVPPAPPIDRTRLPPHIVGRMVSSRRFSELFNDPPPRDQLRDRLAPLAEGGGGNDPPYDSDDGDFDNSGRRRNNPPRRNEGGPPNDPEDPGNEPYAQANAARARPFNPAPVHFDTKLKPDIIPEWDGDTKKLLRWMTSINNIAEYSSYTRIQLGQQIPLRFTGRALRWFNALDKDYRRIITEDWPALRQAITIHFMNRTFLNRSKNEAMRIRFRDKDHSEETPEDYVIRKMEALTIVSDWTDSELIFEIMNGAPKSWTTHIDTSRIVTWEDFLDKIAWHEEDLLGKDSSHNSDIQRQLHQMQSTLKRLEGNRHSRPSARSHLAGSKPVGWHQNNPPPKYPKDDSTVSKGKTPKDKKARPCRHCGSMMHWDRDCKHAKKNSRFVQSHMAQADDDEWEAQEAYEDLCDEAYLDETEYDTEGEESVSEKEQDFHKPLQSLAVSTSSAKPSSGSQEEQHGLEGTIVSQGTNSADQGSKESDSSVFSGYVQPKLPTRKSLNKKLKMASSHTATAKNGEEITLKRLMSRPPGTAFFGSKATIIKGWLQTSNGPKKRITFDSGSEITLINESILKTLDPSPRVRIGQKLKLIQVTGNSSLSQYISLPIIFDTEQGLVKMIVEAYIVPNMNTPFILGTDFASQYQLSLVRNGEGTRIVFGDTGRSIPVEESDSSPRIDQQGNTFMVEVAQGFIKNSEKIKISKKAYKKRLQHRKLPPNTVKVKVYETVTIPAHTIKLIKVKTIWKEGQASGFMDRSFNSHQQEEHLFAITDCLIDRNNPKIQVSNLSEHPLRLQGGEILGYMHDPNEYLAKEKDITKEEKDSIIKYATLVQAMVQRKAEEKPTAQEEELMKLPEGGPKTAEVPDPEPVPSDRFLQEVNFSEHLTPNQRAKLEKVLRKHELAFGLDGRLGTHNTQLEIRLRPGTKEISLTPYHASPAKREVIDKQIEEWLKLGVIEPSKSAWGFPVIVVYRNSKPRLCVDYRRLNEVAIPDEYPLPKQTDILHALEGSQWLTTLDALAGFTQLTIKEEDREKLAFRCHNGHWQPTKLLFGYRNGPAEFQRVMNRILSRFLWQFALVYIDDIVIYSVKFEDHCNHLDQVLGAIEEAEITLSPKKCHIGYQSLLLLGQKVSRLGLSTHKEKVDAILELEPPKNVPTLQTFLGMMTYFSSYIPFYSWIVAPLFKLLKKGTAWSWEEKEQQAFELAKEALASAPVIAYPIIGKPYRLYTDACNYGLGGILQQVQSIKIKDLKGTKAYKYLRGEYDKGNPVPRMTIPASKQRDDVTGGDTWDKQDFEETTVQVERVIAYWSRILKEAERNYSPTEREALALKEALVKFQVYLEGAEFVAITDHAALTWSKTYNNVNRRLMTWGLVFSAYPGMQIVHRAGRVHDNADPISRLRRRTPYHTSPLADQSTPLKLNMEEDPLRNLYKEINERFEEKLLRVASAFTQSYKIGNSQKPIKKWIPTPAEAISYQTTTSYSVEISINSEEITRFIEAYKKDSHFKQVMEEFKSHHNPLNPPFHQYQIGDNGLIYFIDSQEKYWLCVPRDLQVDILKENHDNLNQGAHAGYAKTYHRIASVYYWPKMARSIQKYVHTCDICQKAGHQRHGPRGFLQPLPIPQQPFEVVSMDFIMDLPPSNNYNAILVIVDKLTKYGHFIPCTTQIDEVQTAQLFHDHIWCHYGLPWQVITDRDARWTGAFWGHLVSMLGIRRALTTAHHPQSDGQTEILNQTTEVAIRVFTNPAKDNWSKLLPGFAHSYNTGVHTSTQQTPAFLLRGFQPLTSANLLALTSENIPRPAQESQTAEEFKESMELAQSLAKDALKVAQNYQQKYYNSDKTHVTFEPGDLVLINPHSLNLLKHQSGKGNKLNMRYEGPFEVMESISPVAYRIRLPASYRIHPIINIAHLESYKASPPEFGSRPTQNIPREDFQQMPEYEVEKIVEERTIKKGNKRIRQYKIRWLGYSSEHDRWKTEKELRNAPEVIKEWKRTSGSTIHPNHKKKKEF